The nucleotide sequence CACTCTCTAAAAACCTTGAAAAGAATCCTCTCTAGACACCCTAGAGAAAAACCTAGGAGTACCCAAAGTATTCTTCATACTTGGCTCTCTCCTATGAAAACCTAGAGAAAcatgatatttataaaagaatcaaactctAACTATCATAGTTTTCTTCCTTCACAAGGATTTTTCTTATACTAGGATTCTATTCTCTTGAGACACTAACTTTAGGAATCTTAAGATGCTTATACTTGATAATtctcttgataaatattttttttcacttttatatCTCTCGAAGAGAATATACTTTGTTTTAAGTTTTTTCTTCTGATCTTTGTTACTTAtccttattgaatatctaatcaTTAGATCTTTCTAACCTTGATATAATTTGTTAGGGAGGGACAGGAGACTTTCAAAACCAAAAGAATTTCAAAGATTAACAATCAATAACATACTAGAAATCTAATGTAAGATTTAATGTGATTCGATAATTTCCACCTATCCATTgagaaaatcaaaatttttatcatTTGAAATCAAATAGAAAATTCTTGAATTATCCCCACTCATCCCCTTGTATATCATCTTGTATATCATCTCATAAAGATATTATCCCTAAAAATCTTAGATAGCACCATCTCTAAGCACCCTAGAGAAAAAATTTATAAACACCCAAAATATTTTTGGAATCTAGATATATGAGATActtatagaagaatcaaatcaacatgaaaactctttttcatattaatattttttattctccTAAGATATTAATATTAGGAAATCCAAAATACTTTCGATCCTAATAAAAGTATTATAATTGCACACCGGAAGGTGCAATAAGAATATGTTAACATCAACTTTTTTTATAGCACTGTCTCGAGTGGATCCTTTCTCGAAAATGTTCCATAGCCCACAAATCACAAATATTTGGGTGCCCAACTTTTTAAAGGCTGCTTCATGGAATTTTTTTTCCTGCCATTTAGCTCTATTTTAATTGTCTTAATGGGTTATTACTGTTGCTTTCTTGTATGTATGTTTCTCAGTTAGAAAATAGGTAATCCTATTTATTCTaccttttttttccccttcagTTGAAGACTCTCCAACTTCATTTCACTCATCTCATTGTTTGATAGTTCTTCGAGTTAAAAGTTTGTGGTTGCAGATTTTGTCAGGCATGGAGTAATGTGATGCCACTCAGAAAGAAAACGAAGAGGGCAATAAAATTATGTGATTTATTAAACGTTACTTTACTAAACAATAACATCATAAAAAACATCTTGTCAGCTAACACAATAAATGTATTGGGGTCAACAGTTACGTATGACTCGTATATTGCCTTGATAATTTTCCAGTTAACAGTTATATACAGGTTATAAATGGTGTGTCTACAAAAAGAATTAGTAATTGTATGGGGGTGAAAGAATATAACTATGGAGAACATTTCACTATACTGTGGCATCAGACCAGTGGATCGACTGATCAGGTAGCTGATTCACGACAGGGTTTCCTGTGCCATCAACATCCAGCGTAAGAGTGTCACCAGGTTTGTAATCTCCCGCGAGAATCGCCTCGCTAATGACATCCTCGATGATCTGAGTGACGGCCCTTCTCAGAGGCCTTGCACCGTAGTTTCTATCAAACCCTTGTTCGCACACCAAGTTCATGATGGCATCTGATACCTCCAGACCGATTCCAAGAGACGACAGCCTACTCTTGACTTGttcaagcattatattcaaaattGCCAGCATCTGAAAAAGGAAAGCAACCAATTGAGATTGATGTAACGGCGATGAAAACTTGAAAATCTAAACCTAGGTGCTATGGTAGCTCTAGAATTTGGGAAGCATGCTCTCAAATTAGTCCTGCACTTAAGCAAGCATTTAGCACTGAATCCATTGGTAAATAAATTACTTGGTATACCATTATCAAGATAAAGTGACTTTGACAGATTAATAATAGAGGAACAGACCTGAGTTTGCTCAAGCGAGCGGAACACGACGACCTCATCAATTCTGTTGAGTAGCTCAGGCCGGAAGTATGCCTTCAACTCTTCCATCACTAGTGCTTTCATCGATGCATATGAGTTAGATACTGTGTCTTCTGCAATCAAGAATCCTATGCTCCGTTTACCCTTGGAAATTGCTTCAGATCCCACATTAGATGTCATGACAATCAATGTGTTCTTGAATGAAACTCTCCGCCCCTATTGCACAAGAAGAAAACACTGAGGGTAAAACACTACTTCATGCAATATAAATGAGAACCGCATAACACCTGACATAGCAATAATGTTCCTAATGATATTGAAGACTGTTATATCATGCCTTTTAGAATGGAGAGTGAGATATCTCATGGCAGGGGTGGAAAACATTACAAGCAATATGTACAATTATTTGTACGACAGAAGCTTAATCTATGGCATTTTGATAAAAGCAGTTAAAATCAAGCTATTCATGCCCATCGAAACTGAGAAAAGAAAGTGAATATGAAAAAGTTCATATTACATCACAGAGATGAGACAACATCAGGCAGGGGCAAAGTTTCTTCTTGACTGAGATGACAATATGTAAGGGGGATAACTATATTTAAAACAGGAAAAATGTTAATTATCTTTAACAAGTACAAGGAAATTAAAATCATGCCATGGGTTTCTGTACTAGATTTGATTATGATAATCTAGAACCTAAACGCAGCACCACAAGAGGGCAATAAAACTGGAAATGCATTCAAATAGTTGTAAATTAATAGAATCTAATTAATATTTTGGTCTATCTAAAAATATCAATAGAGCATATCTTGTAAATTATTTCACAATAGACATTACGTGACCATCATGCCTTCCCTAGACACTCAAATAGATGTATTTGAGTATTGCAATACTGTTTTAGGACTTGGAACTTGTTGATCACTGCATTATCATGAAGACCTCACTATGCTGCTGTAGAATTAAGCTTAGGTTTAACTGTTATCACGTCATAGAAGTActtgctagcaaattttttaaactatcacatgaatatataaaacTTTGGAAAAATGTGCTGAATTACAGCAATAGAAAATTAAAGAAGAGTGTCAATCATAAATATCCAATTTAAAACACCAATTTGATATATATGATAAGCTTTAGCGGATAAAGCAAAACATTTAGAGCAGCAGAAAGATGTTTTTACAAACCTGAGAGTCGGTTAGGTGACCATCTTCAAATACTTGGAGGAGAATATTAAATATGTCAGGGTGAGCTTTCTCTATCTCGTCAAGCAAAATCACTGTGAAAGGTCTTCTCCTAACTGCTTCAGTCAAAGTACCACCATCTCCATACCCAATGTAACCTGGCGGAGATCCTATAAGCTTGCTCACAGTATGCCGCTCCATGTACTCGCTCATATCCAATCGCAGCATTGCGTCCTCCTTTTATATTAATACACTATTTAGACTTTAGAGAATCAAACAAGTAGCAGCAAAACCAAAATGGATAAGTTATTTACATAAATGCATGTTGTGAGAACCATGTATAATGAATGATGGAAGATTAAATGTCACCTGAAACCATTTGCTGGAATGACTACTAAAACCAATTTACCACAAAAGTAGAAACCATGAAGTTATTTCAATTGCATATTTGGCAAGGCTACATGCTTATTTAATGAAGCTTGAGTTACATATGAAGCAATCAATGCCTATATAGCAATTCAAATTTCATAAATGGTTAACTAGCTAAATTTGGTAGACATGTTCTGAaagtagaaagagagagagagagagagagagagagagagagagagagagagagaccgatcCAAAGTAGGATGCTGCTAATGCTTTTGTCAGCTCGGTTTTACCAACTCCAGTTGGGCCACAGAAGAGCATTGCAGCAATAGGTCTGTCAGGGTCCTTCAGGCCAACACGTGATCGCTTCACAGCTCGAGATATGGCATTCACAGCATCATCCTGGCCAATTACCCGTTTTCTAAGTTCCTCATCCAGGCCAACTAGAAGCTTTCTTTCATCTGCATTGAGCTGCTGAACTGGGATTCCTGACCAAAGAGAAGCAACTGTGGCTATTTCCTCTGGTCCAACAATAACTTGTCTGCATCAAAGCAAAGCCCAAGAGAAACAGTTTTGAGTTTTCAGAGTTCAGGACTGCCCAATTTATTAACGACTAAGAAAAGCCACATATCGTACCCGTCATAATCTTGTGAGTATGGGATAGAAAATTCTGAGACCTCCTTGACATCAACCAAAGTTTCAGAATCATCTGTAGTTTTATTTGCTAACACCTGAATGGATAACAGGAAATCACTTTTCATTAGAAAATATAACTTGAGGCGGGCACGGTTTTGATTTTCAATGAAATGGACTGAATCCAAAACAGAGTTCCATGGTATTTACTTATCCCACTGTAACAGAGAGTATCCCAATCTTCATGAATGTATTAATTTATATAAAGTTCATAATCTGAAAATACCTTAGAtttgaaatatattatttatataaagttCCCAACCTTcatgtatatattatgttttCTGTATTAATTTATATAAAGTTCATAATCTGATCCGTTCGCAGTTTTTCTGAGTTATACTATGAATTTTTAATATGTACGACACTAAAATGGTGATGCTAGAATGGCCAAAACATAACTTAAACATACTGTAGAAACTACCAAAAGGTCCTTGGACCAGGAAACAAAATCAGAACAGAGATCAGAGATTTGAAGACATAGTCTTGTGCATCAGTAAAGTTGTTTACCATGTCATGCATTGCCTGGACAGCTCTAATCTCTCGCCAGTATTCTTCGGGTGACTTTGAGAGCACAGAAATctgctcttccttcttcttcttgaatGCATCCATATGAGCTCTGCTACCGGCTTCATCAATCAGATCAATTGCTTTATCAGGAAGATGTCTATCTGGAATATATCTTGCTGAGAGGTATACTGCAGCATTTATGGCTTCTAATGTGAATGTACACTTGTGATGGATCTCATATTTCTCACGTAAACCCAGCAAGATCTTCACAGCATCCTCCTGAAGCATTTCAAGAAATGTATATAAAGAAAATCATACATTAGTAATATGAAATGATTAGAACGTTGGAACAAGAACTGTGATAGTACCTGGCTAGGTTCGTTTATGAGAACTGGTTGGAATCGTCGAGCTAAAGCTTTATCCTTATCAAAATGTGTCTTATGTTCATCTAAAGTTGTTGAAGCAATGCACTGTAGATATCAAGTgcattaatacaaaaaaaaaaagaagaactcCTAGATATGCACAAAAGATATTCAAACACTTTAATGTACAGGAACATTTTAGGACCAGACCACTACAAACAAATTGTCATGATATAAACAATGGTAACAAGATTTTCATCAGTTACATTAAGTTCACAGATATACATCAACAACTTGCATTGGATGCATTTTCAGATGATACAAGTATAACAAGAATTAAACTAAATTCAGGTCTGGAAACACAAAGAGCACTTGTATCAAACCAAAAAAGTAGTTTCCCGATTCATGTAAATAAGATCCTCTACGGATACATCCTCTCTGAATCATAATGGCCAATGGATAATGAATACAGGGTGATGTCAACTAGAATATTTTAACAAGCAATAATAATCCTTGGTGTTCTACCTGCAATTCACCTCTACCAAGGGCAGGCTTCAACAAGTTAGCAATATCAAGACCAGAACTATTGTTTCCTCTTCCAACACTGCCAGAACCAATCAGTGTATGAACTTCATCAATAAAGAGTATGATATCACCTGCATTTGTCCAAGTATCTAGATTGATGACAGAACTCAGTAAATACAGAACAAAGAACCATAACATGATACTCCAGCTAACCTGCTTTCTGCACTTCACTTATCAAACCAGTAACTCGGGATTCCAGTCCTCCCCTCTCTTTGGCACCTGCCATCAATAAGCCTACATCCAGTGACATTATACGTTTTTCCTGCATAAAGAATAAACCTGAAGATGTTAGTACAACTAATTCAAGCAAACAAGtagaaattttcatcataaaacaTGAGAAGCACACCTTAAGAAAAGAAGGAATCTCTCCTTTAGCAATGCGAAGAGCCAATCCTTCAGCAATTGCAGTTTTCCCAACACCAGGGTCCCCCAAAAGAATGGGGTTGTTCTTTGTCCTTCGGCATAGGATCTGGACAATTCTCTGAATCTCTGTATCTCGACCAATTACAGGATCAATGAGATCTTCGCTAGCCAGAGCAGTTAGATCCACACAGAATTGAGCTAATGGGCTTTTTTCtgacaaaataaaagaaaaataatagctTAAACAATTTTGTATACTACAAGATACCAAAGAAGCAAATTTTATGAGATATCATAAAATGATAGCACTTGAAGAGGGCCAGCAACCTTTTGTCTTATCTGAAGACCTCAAACTTGCAGATTTTCTATCAAGAGATTTCTctggcatcttttgagatgatgcCACTGGTTCTCTACCATCCTTGGCAAGCTCCCCATGGAGTCTGGATAGGGCCACCGATGCTAAATGACTGAGATCTGTTCCCAAACTAAAATGACAAACCACTTATCAGATCATAATTGAAGCCCATGGAAACTGCTCAAATGTACTTCTGAAGGATTAATTTAATCGACAAGATGTATTCAATGTTAACCAAGTAAGCGACTTCTTTATGTATAATTGTTATCCCAAATTATGGCAACAAAAACCATTATTTCCAtctaaagaaaatatataatttccATTAATAAAATACTACAAACTTGAAGGATGAGTTTTAGCACCATGGTATGCTTGCTTCCTAGTATCCTAAGTAACTAGAGTTTGTCACATAAGCAGCCTACCTACTTGAAAAAAGGGTAAGGTGTAAGGCTCCATTGGTTTACCTTCCCCAAAATCCCACATTAGCAGGATCCTGATGCATTCAGTTGTCCTTTCAATTCCTTGTGATACagttaaaattcatttccataccAATGATGTCTTAACTCTTAACATTAAGTCTCAAGGTGCAACACATTCTTATTTAGGAAAGGTGAGTCTAATAGAAAAGTCCCTCCGATTAACTAAGAGACATCTGATGTTAGAATGGAGAAACCGGATCTACATTTTGCCGTAATGGATGTGACGAAAATTTCAAATTTAGCAAGCTCATTTGACTCTATTGAATATACGAGTGTGGAAGCATCAAGGTGTGCTAATTTCAAATTCCAGCGCCACTTGAGCGTTTTTTGCGTCCTTAGATTATTAATTATTTGTCTATCTATCCCCCAAAAGATAATTCTGGAAGCTGTAAAGAGATTATATACCTCTGGAGGACCTGCGCCACGCTGCCATCATCGGCGTTCAAGAGGCCGATGGTGATGTGCTCCGGGGCGATGAACTTGCAGCCCATGTTCTTGGAGCATTCGACAGCGGCCTGGAACACCCGCTTGCTGTTGAGGGAGAAGGGCACGCCGGTGGATGACCCGGAGGAGGGCGTCGTGGCCTGATCAGCGGCAACCCCATCGGGCCAGATGGCCCGGACGGCCTCCCTGGCGCGATCGATAGTGATGCCGGTGCCGAGGAAGCCGCTGGGGGATTTGTCCTCGGCGACGAGGCCGAGGAGGAGGTGCTGGTTGAAGACGATACCCATGCCGTGGGTCTGCGCCTCGCGCTGGGAGAACATGACGGTCTTGATGGCCCGCTCCGTGAACCGCTCGAACACCGCCGAGATGGCCCGCCTGGAGCGCCGTCGGTGGCAATACCGCTGGGAAGGGAGGAGGGGGATGGAGGTAAGCGATCGGCGTCGAAATTCGaccaggagggaggaggaggaactcGAGGCCTTCAAGCCGGCCGCGGTGGGGTAGAGAGAGGCGGCGACGGGGCGGCGGTGTGCGGAGGACGGGCGTAAGGAGTGCAGGGTGAGGAgggagggagaagaggaggaggacgagcaCGCCGCCTCCATTCTGTTCCTTTtaccttttccttcttcttttgtgAGGGTAAAGCTAGAATTAACGAGAGgcgaggatgaagaagaagaagaagaagaagaagaagaagaagagcgggTAAACGAATACAGAATACGAGGCGAGAGATACAGAGAGGAGGAGCAGATATTATATTGAGATCCTTTCTTGTGGGTATAGTCTTCCTATTATATACGATAGTGCAAATCCCCTAAAATTATTTCTCTTCTTGACTTTTTCTCGGAGAGTAtttctattttaattatttttttttgtccAAGTAGAGAGTCCTTTTTCAATTAAAGAAACGTGCCCTCAATCATTCAGAtgtctttttcctctttttccaTCTTTAAACCAAATCCAaatgttaaatatttttatttttattttaaataagctCATTCAAAATTAGTTATCTTGCAAAGGTCTAACTCATAAATAATTAGAAAATCTTAGAAATAGCTTATAAAGGCCTATATGATACCTAAATGATCATTGTTTCTATTTTAAAatctttcaaatattttttattattatttatgttaGTTTTTAAAAGCTtgaaattatgttatttttaattttatccaTTTTAAGGTGAATTTACATATAGTGTTATTTAATTTAGATGAATTTATAATCATTTTGtttaaaacataaataatatcAGAAAAGCTTTTCGAAGTTTCAAGGAAAACAAAATTGAGGACTTGAATTATACTGTTCTTTTTGTCctatttaaaaataatgtaactcactattcatttttttttttgaaattttcaaATTTGAAAATGCCTTGAAAATGAGCTATAATGACGTAAATAATTGTTTTTTCTATTTTATGGATTCAAAATTGATATTCTTGTTTACTTTAGCCCTTAAAAACTTTAAATtatgttattttaaaaattttatccaATTTAAGGTGCATTTACAATCACCTTTGATCAAAAAAACAATTGAGTATTATCATAGAAGATTTTCTGAAATTCTgaagatgaaaaatattttgaagacCTAAGTTATACTACTTATAAATTGACATACATTATTTTTGGGTTTCATTCAAAAATAGTGTAATCTCATATAGAAACAATATAAGTCAGTCACTATCTAACTTTTTACAAAAAtgctaaaattttcaaaaaactttgaaaaatatatctatttctaaatatttaatataaatagtTTTATCTATTCAAACATTAAAAGCTTGAAATTAtgtcattttttaaaaaattaatttaatatgaaTTTACAATTACTTTGGACCAAAAACTAATTAAGTATTTTCAGAGAATGCTTTTTaaagttctattttttttttttagagacaTGAGTTTACACTATTTTTTAATGAGATTGCATTGTGTTTATAGTAGTATAACTCCATTCTAAAATAATATAACTCTGGTCTAATTTTTCcaaaattatcaaattttaaCTAAACCTTGAAAATAACTTATGAATGTCTAAATGATCTTTTAAGCCTTCAAATAGATATATTTTTTACTTGAGTTACATGgtttttgatttattttaattaagttatatcaaaatcataaaGATAAGGTTTTGAGTACGAAATTAATAAATATTCTAATATGAAAAATTACTGCATAATATACTTAGAAAtgatttttattttgtatttttgaGTTTTTATTTACCCTATTCGTTTTaactattatttaaaatattgctttaaaaaaaatttattatttgataGGACATTATTTGTATAATGTTTATGTTTATACATTAATtatgtattttaattttattttattaatataaaaaaatatattaatattatttaatttattggcTACTCTCTATTTTGGACAATTTTGAGTTCTGAAAGAGAGGAAAATGGTAAGAGAGTGATTGATGgttactttttattattttgaaaaagTAAGAGTTACTTTATGAGAGAAAAACCATCTACGGAACTCTGtgggaaagaaaataaaacagaTATTTATCTAtataatttttacatatataACGTATTTATCCCTTCAACTCTTAATCCTTTAAGAGTTGAAGGGATAAATATATacgatatttatatttatttaagtaCGTGgaatcatttatatatatatacatacgataTTTAATTGGCTGTTGATTGGTGACGTGTTCCGCACAAGCTGAGGGAGGAGGTGTTATCGTTTGCCTTTTCTACGTTGCGTGGTCgggatggagaagaagaagagggagggaaGACTTGCGCAACGAAGGAAGCGAAGGCGAGTTGGTGGCTCGTGTTAGGCGGACACGACATGACATACGACACGTCACGCGAGAAATGTGCAAGCTACAGAGTACGATCGCGAACGTGGGGCCCTCCTGGGCAAGACCGCAATTTTGGCCGTTGCCCGCGGGTACCGCGTCTCCTCGCCACTCACAGAAGCACGCGCCCTCGAAATGGATGTGCGTCCCGACCGATTGGAAGAGGCATCCCTTTCTGATTGGTGGTTCGATCCGGACACGATACTTCGGCGCGTGGTTGGATGAATGCAGTCTTTGCATGCACTTCCTTCGAACCCGGCACCCCCATTGGCTCCCCGCGGTCTTCGAGAACGACTGGGACCCGCAGTTGCCGACCGATGAGGAGGCATCCTTTCTCTGATTGGTGGGCTCGATCCTGACTGTGTGGGTAAGTATATCCTTCCGACTCCCCTATTCTCGCACCAATCCGAGTGAGCCCGATTCTCCAGATAGACATGGGACCCGCAGTTGCCGACCGACGAGCAGATATCCTCTTCTGATTGGTGGCTCTCTGAGGACACGCTACTTCGCTATGTAATGTAAACAAGTATGTATGCTATGTAATGTAATTTTCATGGGTTGCAATGATAAATATGCCAAGGAAGCCGAGAGCTGCGTAGCCAAGGACGGAAGGGAAGGCGGCGTGGTAGTCGCGGAGGCCGCACGGCAAAGGAGACTACGAGGCCACCGCGGCACGTTACTTAAACGTGGAGCGGCAAGGCAGTGTGATGGAGTCGCGCACGTAACTGTGATAGAGAAGCGGAGACAGCAACGTGGATCCGCCCCACCGCTGATATTTCGCGGCCTGAGCGTGACGGCGTCCATCTCCTCTCCCCCTATTCTGTCACCGTCACACGCATAGTTACTCTCTCGGATCACTGCATCGCCGGTAAAACCGAATAGAAGAtcgtagattttaatatttttggtaaaataaatataatttatatattacatTAAAAAGTAGTAAACATTATATAAGTAATCTTTAACGTATTGAGAAAGAAAATGATAGAAACGGAAGAGATATATTGAGATAACTAAAGAGtaacaaatataataaaatatcgaCATTGATTATGAAATtcatattaaataattaattaggTAAACGATCCAGTCAAGAAGCACACTTCTTCCCGTATTGTCATTGTTTTGGTTTCTCGGTCAGCTCTTTTTCCAcaacaaaaggaaagaaacatgTGAACGTGAACAGTTTGTCGACACCCAAATGGGACTGTTCACAATGTACAACGTTAGGGGATCAAATGTTTTTAACATGTTTTCAAATAATTCCGGTGAGACTTCAAATCAACACCAAATCCTCTTTTTTTATTATCTCGTGCAAAATAATGCGTATATTATGTTCACATTGGAATTTGCAGGGTTCGTGTCTAAAATTTTAAAGCTTTAAGCAATGGATTGTGTTGATGTTATAATTAGCGATCAATTTATGTGGTTAAATAAGATAATTATCTTTCTATATGgggttaattttttttattacgacTCCTCAGGCTAAAAAATTATAGTTatgttattatttaaaaaaattaatatcaagacttaaaatataataattatatatcaaAGATTAGATGCACATATATGTTTTGAtatcattcaatttttttttaatctgagaATGCACTATGAGCGATAAAATAAGAGCTAGAGAGAGACGATAATATATATGTAAATCTCATAGTTCATTGCTAATGAATCTCcgcagattttttttattaattaataatcataatcagaatctaatgtgatatataatatatcttatacgatcacaaaatctaacattttCTGACTTAGCtcattaattgataaaatatataaaaaaataaattaaaataaaaatttatttaaaataattttacctaattagatttaaaaaattaaaaagtattttaaatatgatcataaatttttaaaaagtcAATAAGACTATCAATGTGAGTTATAGCAGTTGTATATCACAAATGTTatactttcttttattttatgtacCATAATATTGTTAGTTATTCATAATATAGTTCATAATAACCTCTATAATTTATATTACGAAGACAATCTTAATATCACATTTtactataatatacatatatataaataaaaataagataaaaaactttaattgagtaaataaaataacatattcttTAAATACTTTTAGTTGTAAAATTTTAGTAAATAGATCAATAATCATCAAAGTTATACTTCGATTCTCAATTGATACTTATTATTTTTAAACTATTTATTTAATCACGAAGTATTTTATCTCAATATGCTTGAAACCAATAGGCTACTTGTCaattttagagaagaaaactaatacaatattatcacaaaatatcttcaatagccTAGCAATTAAATCGACTATACCAAGTCTAGAAAGAAATTTCGCaacataaaacttgatttgtgacctcaaagcatatcataaatttatattttattattgataatgtaATAAGtaattattttagatttttttaaaaacataTCTCTCTAGCTAACATGAATATAAATCTTAAAGTAAACTTCCAATTGCTGAGATAATTTATAACATCAACATATGAATATCTCATTACTTCAAACTGATTTGATTTCTTGTATGTGAAAAATATAGTCTTTTATTCCCTATATATATCTCATCTCTTTCTTTATAACTTTCCTATATTTCATTCTTGGGTTACTTTGGTATTTagcatttaaattataaaattgatatatgGTCTCATATAAGTTTGAACATATAATAGACTTTTAATTGCGcatgcata is from Musa acuminata AAA Group cultivar baxijiao chromosome BXJ1-6, Cavendish_Baxijiao_AAA, whole genome shotgun sequence and encodes:
- the LOC135676739 gene encoding chaperone protein ClpD2, chloroplastic-like — encoded protein: MEAACSSSSSSPSLLTLHSLRPSSAHRRPVAASLYPTAAGLKASSSSSSLLVEFRRRSLTSIPLLPSQRYCHRRRSRRAISAVFERFTERAIKTVMFSQREAQTHGMGIVFNQHLLLGLVAEDKSPSGFLGTGITIDRAREAVRAIWPDGVAADQATTPSSGSSTGVPFSLNSKRVFQAAVECSKNMGCKFIAPEHITIGLLNADDGSVAQVLQSLGTDLSHLASVALSRLHGELAKDGREPVASSQKMPEKSLDRKSASLRSSDKTKEKSPLAQFCVDLTALASEDLIDPVIGRDTEIQRIVQILCRRTKNNPILLGDPGVGKTAIAEGLALRIAKGEIPSFLKEKRIMSLDVGLLMAGAKERGGLESRVTGLISEVQKAGDIILFIDEVHTLIGSGSVGRGNNSSGLDIANLLKPALGRGELQCIASTTLDEHKTHFDKDKALARRFQPVLINEPSQEDAVKILLGLREKYEIHHKCTFTLEAINAAVYLSARYIPDRHLPDKAIDLIDEAGSRAHMDAFKKKKEEQISVLSKSPEEYWREIRAVQAMHDMVLANKTTDDSETLVDVKEVSEFSIPYSQDYDGQVIVGPEEIATVASLWSGIPVQQLNADERKLLVGLDEELRKRVIGQDDAVNAISRAVKRSRVGLKDPDRPIAAMLFCGPTGVGKTELTKALAASYFGSEDAMLRLDMSEYMERHTVSKLIGSPPGYIGYGDGGTLTEAVRRRPFTVILLDEIEKAHPDIFNILLQVFEDGHLTDSQGRRVSFKNTLIVMTSNVGSEAISKGKRSIGFLIAEDTVSNSYASMKALVMEELKAYFRPELLNRIDEVVVFRSLEQTQMLAILNIMLEQVKSRLSSLGIGLEVSDAIMNLVCEQGFDRNYGARPLRRAVTQIIEDVISEAILAGDYKPGDTLTLDVDGTGNPVVNQLPDQSIHWSDATV